CCGGGAGGACGGTGTCTTTCGCGTCGAGGTATCACGCAACGGGGGAGGGTCAACGCCGGTCCATACCGGGGACGTGCCCATAACCTGTAACGTTCCCGCCGCCCGCACCAGGACGCTGGTCATCCAGACCGAGTCCCTGGGCCAAGGCAGCGAGGAACTGGGACGGCGGCTCATCACCCAGTTCCTTAGCACACTCGCGGCTAACGAAACGGTCCCCGAACGCGTTGTTCTGCTGAACGGCGGGGTAAAACTGGCCTGCCAGGGTTCGGAGTCCACGGCCGCTTTGCGGGACCTGGCGGCCCGCGGCGTGGAGATTCTGGCCTGCGGGACCTGCCTGAATCACTTTGACCTGAACGGACAGCTGACCGTCGGCCGGCCGACCAATGCTTATGAGGTTTTGAACCTGCTCCTGCAGGGCGACGTCGTCACCTGGGGCTAACCGCTCCTCTATAATACCAAAGCCTTCACCGCTTCACTGTGGTGAAGGCTTTCCCGGTAATCGCCGGTAT
This is a stretch of genomic DNA from Thermoanaerobacterales bacterium. It encodes these proteins:
- the yedF gene encoding sulfurtransferase-like selenium metabolism protein YedF, whose translation is MGDVIDARGRPCPQPVLMTKAALDEGRTAFAVLVDNEGSAQNVSRFAANAGCQASIVREDGVFRVEVSRNGGGSTPVHTGDVPITCNVPAARTRTLVIQTESLGQGSEELGRRLITQFLSTLAANETVPERVVLLNGGVKLACQGSESTAALRDLAARGVEILACGTCLNHFDLNGQLTVGRPTNAYEVLNLLLQGDVVTWG